A genomic stretch from Clavelina lepadiformis chromosome 5, kaClaLepa1.1, whole genome shotgun sequence includes:
- the LOC143458853 gene encoding uncharacterized protein LOC143458853, whose product MEFNYTHSSETLNKLNEERKTNKGCDFTIKAEGEKFLVHKCVVGSFSEYFRAMFTVKMKESYLNEGIVKDVSGPTMASILDFMYTSNTILTHNNVYDVLDASEYLLISTLIEYCAKFFMKSMNGENCLKIRSYSNRYNIDVVQAAETFISKNLGAVLKSFHFLQLNLDDVKALLKLENYEDLIDEDKFKSVADWTKYDNNARRKHFYDLFQLIQLDYLSKTFLVDVVYVEKLVRDSVDCMNKLLTSLISRISLASACKEKSGMKEHCRKIVKVFPNAASCLKRQSSSKQNSTDHQSPGGAYFLQFGVDDVMVMLQSKSDKKIPQDLVEEDKYKNAVAWTRHNLTERRKNFSDLFHLIQPNYLSMKFLTDVVHKEELISQSTDCMSLLVTSLFCRISELTYKKQKPQSDEIIVIGGFYCLQNIAKFNTKTKQWSDMPNTNIARMYPSAVNYNQQILLMGGCDHDTSFNSVEMLNLSDEKPMWDSNLPSMGEKRHSFASALLNGLVYCTGGWNGTGPVSSCESYNPEKKKWSVKSDMNKKRQNHALVSARGLLYALGGLDDTCRTLNTAECYDPQIAKWEYIPPMKTHRFHLTAVVLNNEIYAIGGCAGSKNLSSVEKYNLDSKTWIDVPSMNERRPSGSACVVDGLIWVFGGFPDKTIEVYDPATRKWRLSTKMDRHRCHPRVLSI is encoded by the exons ATGGAATTCAACTACACTCATTCGTCtgaaactttaaacaaattgAATGA GGAAAGAAAAACGAACAAAGGCTGtgatttcacaataaaagcTGAAGGAGAAAAATTCCTTGTTCACAAATGTGTAGTCGGTTCATTTTCAGAATATTTCAGGGCAATGTTCACCGTAAAG ATGAAAGAAAGTTACTTAAACGAAGGAATTGTGAAAGACGTTAGTGGTCCAACAATGGCATCCATTCTTGACTTCATGTACACTTCAAATACAATTCTCACTCATAACAACGTATATGATGTACTGGATGCATCAGAATATCTTTTGATTTCAA cTTTAATAGAATACTGTGCGAAATTCTTCATGAAGTCTATGAATggagaaaattgtttgaaaattcgGTCTTATTCAAACCGATACAACATAGATGTTGTTCAAGCAGCTGAAACtttcatttctaaaaatctgggagcagttttgaaaagttttcattttcttcagCTCAATTTGGATGATGTCAAAGCTTTgttaaaattggaaaattaTGAA GATTTGATTGATGAGGACAAGTTTAAAAGTGTTGCCGATTGgacaaaatatgacaataatGCAAGAAGAAAACACTTTTATGATTTGTTTCAACTTATTCAACTGGATTATTTATCCAAAACTTTTTTGGTGGACGTTGTTTACGTAGAG AAATTAGTTCGTGATTCCGTGGATTGTATGAATAAACTTCTAACATCACTCATTTCTCGAATTTCTCTCGCTTCAGCTTGTAAAGAAAAATCCG gAATGAAAGAACACTGCAGAAAAATTGTTAAGGTGTTTCCCAACGCAGCAAGTTGTTTGAAACGCCAGTcttcttcaaaacaaaatagcaCAGATCATCAAAGTCCAGGAGGGGCGTATTTTCTTCAGTTTGgtgttgatgatgtcatggTTATGCTTCAATCAAAAAGTGATAAA AAAATTCCCCAAGATTTGGTTGAAGAGGACAAGTACAAGAATGCAGTTGCGTGGACAAGACATAATTTAACTGaacgaagaaaaaatttcagtgatTTGTTTCATCTCATTCAACCCAACTATTTGTCAATGAAATTCCTAACTGATGTTGTTCACAAAGAA GAACTGATTAGCCAATCAACTGACTGTATGAGCTTATTGGTAACTTCGTTATTTTGCCGAATATCAGAATTAacttacaaaaaacaaaaac CTCAGTCTGATGAGATAATTGTCATTGGTGGATTTTATTGCTTACAAAATATTGCCAAGTTCAACACCAAGACAAAGCAGTGGAGTGACATGCCG AATACTAACATTGCTCGGATGTATCCATCTGCTGTaaattacaatcaacaaattttattgatgggtGGTTGCGATCATGACACTTCCTTTAACTCTGTTGAGATGTTGAATTTAAGTGACGAGAAACCAATGTGGGATAGCAACTTGCCTTCTATGGGGGAAAAGCGACATTCTTTTGCATCAGCGTTATTGAATG GTCTTGTTTATTGCACTGGTGGTTGGAATGGAACTGGTCCCGTCTCATCATGTGAAAGCTACAACcctgaaaaaaagaaatggtCTGTAAAAAGTGACATGAATAAGAAGCGACAAAACCATGCATTAGTCAGCGCTCGTG gtttgctTTACGCACTTGGAGGATTGGATGATACTTGTCGCACACTAAACACAGCAGAATGTTATGACCCACAAATTGCAAAGTGGGAATATATTCCACCAATGAAAACTCATAGATTTCATTTAACTGCTGTTGtattaaacaacgaaatataCGCGATAG GTGGATGTGCTGGTTCAAAGAACCTCtcttctgttgaaaaatacaacctgGACTCAAAAACTTGGATTGATGTTCCATCTATGAATGAACGAAGACCTAGTGGATCAGCTTGTGTAGTGGATGGCCTTATATGGGTGTTTGGAGG GTTTCCTGACAAAACAATTGAAGTCTATGATCCAGCCACCAGAAAATGGCGATTGTCAACCAAGATGGACAGACATCGATGTCATCCTCGCGTCCTTTCTATCTAA